ATTTGATGTTACTGTTGAGTCAGGCAATCCCGGTATGTGAATTATGTGAAACTAAAAAACTCCGCTTCTTGTCACGTTCATTTTTGTGAGAGGGATGGGTTGTCCTGCAGCAGAGCTGCAGACTCTCGTCGCCGGAGTAGAGAACCGGGACGAGGTGATGGTTCGAATATCGAATATCAAATGACGAACGCTGAATGACGATTTGAAGCCTGTTGCCTGCAACCTGCAAATACAGCATGTGGATGCGGAACCGAAAATGCCCCAACGGGGCATAATATGATTAGCCCCGGGTGAAACGCAGTGAAACCCGGGGTTTAGATGAGCCCATTAAAAAGTCGCCGATCAGAGGGCATGGTTCGAAGAGTAAAAAAAATTAGAGGCGATCACCTCACGAATTCGATTTTACTTTTGGGACTCCATGTCACGTGTATATGCGTGAGAGTGAGGGGCTGGGTTTTCATACAGCGGAGCTGTGGGTTGTCGTCGTCGGAGCAGAGCTCCGGACGAGGAATAGACCTGCCGCTTGTCGCCTGCGACCTGCAACTTGAAACCTGCGGCTTGTGACCTGATTATGAATTGCTCAAATATTTCTCCTCAAAAAGGTAGATGCTTTCATCGGTTCCGGCAAGTATTACCTGGTCATTTTCTTTGAATTTGAAGGTCTGAGGGTCAACCGTAATAATTTTTTTATCATTTCGGATGGCCATTAAAATAGTGCACCCAGTCTCTTGTCGTACATCACTTTCAGCGAGTGTAGTTCCGACCAGCTGTCCGGCAGGAAGTTGTTTCAGATTTATCTGCTTTTCTACTGCCAGGGAATCTTCATCTTCAAAGACAGAGGCGGCGAGCATCCGTCCGCTTACCGTGGTAACGGCCTGTACATAATCGGCCCCGGCATCGAAGATTTTACGAATATTGCCTTTGTTGTTAGCTCGTACAATAATATGTGCTTTAGGATTCAGATGTCTGGCCATAAGCGTGGCATAAATCGCTTTTGTATCATCCTGAATTGTGACAATTAACGACATGACATCCTCAATATCGGCTTTCTTCAGCGTCTCTGTTTTCGTGATATCTCCAACAATATCCACGCCCTCTTTCTCCTGAATATCGATCACTTGTACGTCTACGCTTCTGCTTTTTAGAAACCGGGCTGCAGCATCTCCAGACTGCCCGTAGCCCAGTATCAGAACTTTACTTCGCCTAAATTGTCGAGTAGTGGATTCCGCTTTTTTGCTGAGTTCATCGATCTCCGCTTTTTCTCCGGCAACCAACAGCCGAATCTTTGAATCCAGAATTAAATCGGGAGAGACAGGACTGTTAAATTCATCTTTTTGCCATGCTCCAATGATGTTCACATGATGATTGTCCAAAAGTTTAGCCGATTTTACCGACCGATTACAAAGTTCACTTCCCTCTTCAATGTCGATCTCAATTAACTCGATATTATTATCAATTTCTACGCTGTCGATAATTGAAATTGCAGGGACCTGTTTGGCCAGGCTTTCACCGATAAGTTGCCGTGGGAGGATGGTGACATCGGCACCGGCCAATTTGTAGTACACCTCTTCCTCTTCCTGGTCCAACACCGCAATGATATTGATTGTTTCAGATGCATTTCTTGCTGTAAGTATGGTACTAATGGATTTTTCAACGGTGGATTGCAGAACCAGGGTAGATGCTGAACCGATACAGGCATTGAGTAGAATTGCATCCGACTCAGGGTTACCGACAATCACATTCATGCCTGATAGGTGAAGCTGTGATACCAGCTGATCATCCTGTTCAATAATTACATAATCTTTACCGCGCGAGTCTAACTCCTGAATTAAAACATCCGCATGGTTCGAGTAACCACATATAATTACATGGTCGGATTTGGAAATTTTTTGAGGCG
This is a stretch of genomic DNA from Rhodohalobacter barkolensis. It encodes these proteins:
- a CDS encoding potassium channel family protein, translating into MDKNFSNRIFFSILTVLGIIISYSILFSWSMLYFEDQHVTFSQSLQVVVESLTTSGYGGYAPWQSDFMNYFIVIMNVTGVALVFFAFPVLIVPILKRAIEKSPPQKISKSDHVIICGYSNHADVLIQELDSRGKDYVIIEQDDQLVSQLHLSGMNVIVGNPESDAILLNACIGSASTLVLQSTVEKSISTILTARNASETINIIAVLDQEEEEVYYKLAGADVTILPRQLIGESLAKQVPAISIIDSVEIDNNIELIEIDIEEGSELCNRSVKSAKLLDNHHVNIIGAWQKDEFNSPVSPDLILDSKIRLLVAGEKAEIDELSKKAESTTRQFRRSKVLILGYGQSGDAAARFLKSRSVDVQVIDIQEKEGVDIVGDITKTETLKKADIEDVMSLIVTIQDDTKAIYATLMARHLNPKAHIIVRANNKGNIRKIFDAGADYVQAVTTVSGRMLAASVFEDEDSLAVEKQINLKQLPAGQLVGTTLAESDVRQETGCTILMAIRNDKKIITVDPQTFKFKENDQVILAGTDESIYLFEEKYLSNS